GACTTGGATTACGTAAAAAAGCATTACAACTTGATGATAATACTGTTGATGGTATTATTGAACAGATCAAACAAAATAACTATGCGTGTATTTTGATTGATGAAAGTCAATTTTTATCGTCCAATACCATATGGAAGTTGTCAGACGTATGCGATGAGTTTGGAGTTCCAATGATGTTTTTTGGATTAAAGACCGATTATATGGGACATTTGTTTGAAGGTTCGAAAACATTATTAGAAATTGCTGATAATTATAGAGAACTTAAAACCGTATGCTGGTGCGGTAAAAAAGCGACAATGATTCTGTTAGAAGGTGAAAACGGACAAATCGTTAAATTTGGTAATTCAATTCATCTTGGTGATAGTGAATACCATTCAGTTTGTCGAAAACACTGGAAAGCAGGGAAGGTAAGACCCAATTAACGCATATCCTTGCTCATGATGGATATATATTTTAATTATAATTATAAGGAATTAATCTCATGAAAATTAGAAATCTTACGTTAGCTCTAGCGCTTGGAGCAATCTCCTATTCTGCCAATGCTACACATTATATTATTACTGACACCGACATTCAAATTAGAAAAGGTGGCTGGGTAGTATCGAGTGATCAGCATGCAAAAGGTGCACCGAATTTTTATTTAAGAAATACAGTTCTTAGAGGTGGGCTTCAAAATGATGTTGAAGTTTTAACTATTAAAAGTGATGGATTGACTATTAAATTAAGCCCAACTCGTGGTCTAGGTATCCTTTCAGTTGAAGGTGATGGAGTCCGCTTAGGTTGGGATTCCCCGGTTGAAGAAATCGTTCATCCAAATAATATCAACTTAGAAAGCCGTGGTGGTAATGGTTGGTTAGATGGTTTTAATGAAATGATGGTTCGTTGTGGTTTTGAATGGACAGGTCATGCAGTACAAGCTGATGGAATGATGTATACCCTTCATGGACGTGCGCAAAATACACCTGTTTCAAAACTGTTTGTTGATATTGAAGACGAAGCACCATACACCATTACCGTTAGTGGTCTTATCAAAGAAAAAGCTTTCAAAAAAAGCAATTTAGAAACTTGGGTTAGAATTTCTCATGTACCAGGAACTAAAGAATTTACTGTTCACGATACTGTGACTAACCAAGGTGATTACCCGCGTGATTATCAAATTATCTATCACAGCAATTTTGGTACACCAATCCTTGAAGAAGGGGCAAAATTTGTTGCACCTGTTAAAGAAGTTTCACCATTCAATGATTATGCGGCTACCGGCCTTAAAAATTGGCAAACCTATTTAGGACCAACAAAAAACTTTGACGAAATGGTTTATAACATCTTCCCTTATGCGGATTCAAAAAATCAAACTCAAGTGATGTTGGCTAACAAAGCAGGTGATAAAGGGGTTGGTATTTCATTTAATACTAAACAGTTACCAGTGCTTACATTATGGAAAAACACCGATACGCTTAAACAAGGTTACGTGACCGGTATTGAGCCAGGCACAAGCTTTGCCTATCCAGTTACTATTGAACGTGAACAAAAACGTGTTCCTCAATTAGAACCAGGTAAAAGCGCTGAATTTAAGCTAACATATAGCTTATTATCAAATAAAGAAGCTGTAAAAACTTATGGTGACAAAATTAAAACCATCCAAGGTAAACAAACTACAAAAGTAGTTGAACAACCAATGGCTAAAGAATAAGTTATATCAAATTTCACCGCTAACAAAAAGGTTAGCGGTGACTTTCACTCCGCGATTAAACAAATTCCCATACCTTAACGCACTAATCTAAGTTAAAATAAATTCAGAAATTTAACTGTAGGAATCAATATGAGAAGAATGATAGTTGGTATAAGTGGCGCAACAGGTTTTGCTTATGGTATAAAAGCTTTAGAACTCCTAAAACCAATGGACATTCAAACCCATCTTGTCATATCAAAAGCGGCCAAAATAACCGGGAATTACGAACATTCTAAATCCCAGTTAGCACAATTAGAATC
This Gilliamella sp. ESL0443 DNA region includes the following protein-coding sequences:
- a CDS encoding aldose 1-epimerase family protein, which gives rise to MKIRNLTLALALGAISYSANATHYIITDTDIQIRKGGWVVSSDQHAKGAPNFYLRNTVLRGGLQNDVEVLTIKSDGLTIKLSPTRGLGILSVEGDGVRLGWDSPVEEIVHPNNINLESRGGNGWLDGFNEMMVRCGFEWTGHAVQADGMMYTLHGRAQNTPVSKLFVDIEDEAPYTITVSGLIKEKAFKKSNLETWVRISHVPGTKEFTVHDTVTNQGDYPRDYQIIYHSNFGTPILEEGAKFVAPVKEVSPFNDYAATGLKNWQTYLGPTKNFDEMVYNIFPYADSKNQTQVMLANKAGDKGVGISFNTKQLPVLTLWKNTDTLKQGYVTGIEPGTSFAYPVTIEREQKRVPQLEPGKSAEFKLTYSLLSNKEAVKTYGDKIKTIQGKQTTKVVEQPMAKE
- a CDS encoding thymidine kinase; this encodes MSKIYYIYGVMNAGKSTELLQIDHNYLSNNMQTLLLKSSVDTRDSAVEIVSRLGLRKKALQLDDNTVDGIIEQIKQNNYACILIDESQFLSSNTIWKLSDVCDEFGVPMMFFGLKTDYMGHLFEGSKTLLEIADNYRELKTVCWCGKKATMILLEGENGQIVKFGNSIHLGDSEYHSVCRKHWKAGKVRPN